A genomic stretch from Chitinophagaceae bacterium includes:
- the radA gene encoding DNA repair protein RadA, whose amino-acid sequence MSKIKSSFFCQNCGYESAKWVGKCPSCNEWNTFAEEIITKEKTNPQKQSWKETAGNGEMKTISLSEVKSSEEKRILTQDAELNRVLGGGIVPGSIVLIAGEPGIGKSTLFLQIGLHLKNVTTLYVSGEESEQQIKMRADRLQMSNEDFYLLTETSTHTIFQEIKKLKPQLVIIDSIQTLQTPYIESGPGSISQIRETAAELQRFAKETHTPVFLIGHITKDGSIAGPKILEHMVDTVLQFEGDRHYAYRILRTMKNRFGSTSELGIYEMTESGMRPVNNPSEILITQKDDELSGIAIAATMEGMRPLLIEVQALVTQSVYGTPQRTVSGFDLRRLQLLLAVLEKRGGFHFGMKDVFLNIAGGIKVEDPSIDLAVICALLSSYEDVPLNPHFCFAGEVGLSGEIRAVNRIDQRIAEAEKLGFEKIIISKYNLGHQKGNEKKLQQKYNIEVITMGKVEELYQYLFQ is encoded by the coding sequence ATGAGTAAAATAAAATCATCTTTTTTTTGTCAGAATTGTGGATACGAATCTGCCAAATGGGTTGGAAAATGTCCTTCCTGTAATGAATGGAATACGTTTGCTGAAGAAATTATCACAAAAGAAAAAACCAACCCGCAAAAACAATCCTGGAAAGAAACTGCAGGTAATGGTGAAATGAAAACCATTTCACTAAGCGAAGTAAAAAGCAGTGAAGAAAAAAGAATCCTAACACAGGATGCAGAATTAAACCGTGTTCTTGGAGGCGGAATTGTTCCGGGCAGTATTGTATTAATTGCCGGTGAACCCGGAATTGGGAAATCAACTTTGTTTTTACAAATTGGGCTTCACTTAAAAAATGTAACAACATTATATGTAAGTGGCGAAGAAAGTGAGCAGCAGATTAAAATGCGTGCTGACCGTTTACAGATGAGCAATGAAGATTTTTATCTGCTCACTGAAACATCAACACATACTATTTTCCAGGAAATAAAAAAACTGAAACCACAATTAGTAATCATTGATTCTATTCAAACTTTACAAACTCCTTATATTGAAAGTGGACCCGGAAGTATTTCACAAATAAGAGAAACTGCTGCAGAATTACAACGCTTTGCGAAAGAAACGCATACGCCTGTTTTTTTGATCGGGCACATCACAAAAGATGGAAGCATTGCAGGGCCAAAAATCCTGGAACACATGGTGGACACGGTTTTGCAGTTCGAAGGTGACCGTCATTATGCCTACAGAATTTTAAGAACGATGAAGAATCGTTTTGGCTCAACATCTGAATTAGGCATCTATGAAATGACTGAAAGCGGTATGCGTCCTGTTAATAATCCAAGTGAAATTTTAATCACACAAAAAGATGATGAGTTAAGCGGTATTGCAATTGCTGCAACCATGGAAGGTATGCGTCCTTTGTTAATTGAAGTACAGGCATTGGTTACTCAAAGTGTGTACGGAACTCCGCAACGAACAGTTAGCGGTTTTGATTTAAGACGTTTACAATTGTTATTAGCCGTGTTAGAAAAACGTGGAGGATTTCATTTTGGCATGAAGGATGTTTTCTTAAATATTGCCGGAGGAATAAAAGTAGAAGATCCATCCATTGATCTTGCTGTGATCTGTGCACTGTTATCAAGTTATGAAGATGTGCCGTTGAATCCGCATTTTTGTTTTGCCGGTGAAGTTGGCTTAAGTGGTGAGATAAGAGCAGTAAACAGAATTGATCAGCGGATTGCTGAAGCCGAGAAGCTTGGTTTTGAAAAAATTATCATCAGCAAATACAATCTTGGCCATCAAAAAGGAAATGAAAAAAAATTACAACAGAAGTATAATATTGAAGTAATCACCATGGGGAAGGTAGAAGAACTGTATCAATACCTGTTTCAATAA
- a CDS encoding sulfatase, protein MRFLYILLLCCSSAFAQQKPNIIYIMSDDHDDDAISAYNKQFIQTPNIDRLAKEGMRFNKAFVGNSICSPVRATLLTGQHSHKNGVKDNRTRFDSSKTTIAHLLGKAGYQTAIIGKWHLHSYPTGFDYWRILPGMGQYHDTRMITMNGDTITEKGYATDVITDDVLNWLVNRDKKKPFALFFHHKAPHRNFVPALKYLEQYHTKTFPEPATLYADTVSRGSAWRIQTMSILPDMRLCADLKIDPQYLKDIPELTPDAEDIATYNAIMKRMPEFERERFKEIYSERGRIMQEKKPKGRELLKYKYQWYMQDYLSCVASIDESVGRLLKYLDENKLTASTAVIYTSDQGFYLGENGWFDKRFAYDVSMKTPLIIRWPGKIKPGAVTNTLVQNIDFAPTILSIAGAEIPSSMQGINLKPLLTAKQTTLSRKYLYYHYYEYVKDHTVIPHLAIRGDKYKLIYFYTVNEWEMYDLAIDPSEQKNLIHSPVYQKIILNLKAELLKLRDLYDDHKPAGELN, encoded by the coding sequence ATGCGTTTTTTATACATTCTTTTGCTTTGCTGTTCTTCTGCCTTTGCGCAGCAGAAGCCAAACATCATTTATATCATGAGTGATGATCATGATGACGATGCTATCAGTGCTTATAACAAACAATTTATCCAAACACCCAATATTGACCGCCTGGCAAAAGAAGGCATGCGGTTCAATAAAGCATTTGTTGGGAATTCTATCTGTTCACCTGTAAGAGCAACATTGTTAACGGGTCAGCATTCACATAAGAATGGCGTGAAAGATAACCGAACAAGGTTTGATTCATCCAAAACAACCATCGCACACCTGTTGGGTAAAGCAGGTTATCAAACAGCAATTATAGGTAAATGGCATTTGCATTCTTACCCAACAGGATTTGATTACTGGAGAATATTACCGGGCATGGGTCAGTATCATGATACAAGAATGATTACCATGAACGGCGATACCATTACCGAAAAAGGATACGCAACCGATGTAATTACCGATGATGTACTCAACTGGCTAGTCAACAGAGATAAAAAGAAACCCTTTGCTTTATTCTTTCATCACAAAGCGCCTCACAGAAATTTTGTTCCGGCTTTAAAATACCTTGAACAGTATCATACAAAAACATTTCCTGAACCTGCTACCTTATATGCCGACACTGTTAGCCGTGGCAGTGCATGGCGAATACAGACCATGAGCATTTTACCTGATATGCGTTTGTGTGCTGATCTGAAAATAGATCCGCAGTACTTAAAAGATATTCCTGAATTAACTCCTGACGCAGAAGATATTGCTACGTATAATGCCATCATGAAACGAATGCCTGAGTTTGAACGGGAACGCTTCAAAGAAATTTATTCAGAAAGAGGAAGAATCATGCAGGAGAAAAAACCAAAGGGCAGAGAGTTGTTGAAATATAAATACCAATGGTACATGCAGGATTATCTTTCCTGCGTTGCATCAATAGATGAAAGCGTTGGCAGGTTGCTGAAGTATCTTGATGAAAATAAACTTACTGCAAGTACAGCTGTGATATACACGAGTGACCAGGGATTTTATTTAGGTGAAAACGGATGGTTCGATAAACGTTTTGCGTATGATGTGAGTATGAAAACTCCGTTGATCATCCGCTGGCCGGGAAAAATAAAACCGGGTGCAGTTACAAACACACTGGTACAGAATATTGATTTTGCTCCAACCATTCTTTCCATTGCAGGTGCAGAAATTCCGTCATCGATGCAGGGCATCAATTTAAAACCTCTGTTAACTGCAAAACAAACAACACTCTCCCGGAAATATCTGTACTACCATTATTATGAATACGTAAAAGATCATACCGTAATTCCACATCTTGCAATAAGAGGAGATAAATACAAGCTCATCTATTTCTATACCGTCAACGAATGGGAAATGTATGATCTGGCGATAGATCCTTCAGAACAAAAAAATCTCATTCATTCACCGGTATATCAAAAAATCATTCTTAATCTGAAAGCAGAGCTGCTGAAATTAAGAGATCTGTATGATGATCACAAACCGGCTGGAGAATTGAATTAA
- a CDS encoding N-acetylmuramoyl-L-alanine amidase has product MKQTGILFLTLAFIFTVGSCSKKPYAVTNKSYKKQTKTFAKLLRQYPLHDSVDNAPMFVGTTNLSMRRPNFVIIHHTAQNSCEQTLKTFTLPRTQVSAHYVICKDGTVYHMLNDYLRAHHAGISKWGNSTDINSSSIGIELDNNGFEPFDELQLNSLALLLERLKKSFSIPAANFIGHGDIAPTRKNDPNWRFPWKTLSEKGFGLWWNDTTNVQVPEKFDYLTAIRIVGYDMKDTSAAILGFKRHFLMDTTKGMTQEAVKVLYQLEKKYL; this is encoded by the coding sequence ATGAAACAAACCGGAATTCTCTTTCTTACACTGGCTTTTATATTTACTGTGGGCAGCTGTTCTAAAAAGCCATATGCAGTAACGAATAAATCATATAAAAAGCAAACGAAGACTTTTGCAAAGCTGCTGCGGCAATATCCGCTGCATGATTCAGTTGATAATGCCCCTATGTTTGTTGGTACAACCAACCTGTCGATGCGCAGACCCAACTTTGTGATCATTCACCATACAGCACAAAACAGTTGCGAACAGACATTAAAAACATTTACTCTTCCACGTACACAGGTGAGTGCTCACTATGTAATTTGTAAAGATGGAACGGTGTATCATATGCTCAACGATTATTTAAGGGCACATCATGCAGGTATAAGCAAATGGGGAAATTCAACTGATATCAATTCAAGCAGTATTGGCATAGAGTTAGACAATAATGGCTTTGAACCTTTTGATGAACTTCAGCTGAACAGTTTGGCTTTATTACTGGAGCGTTTAAAAAAATCATTCAGCATTCCTGCTGCTAATTTTATTGGTCACGGTGATATTGCCCCTACAAGAAAAAATGATCCCAACTGGCGTTTTCCCTGGAAGACCCTGAGTGAAAAAGGATTTGGTTTATGGTGGAATGATACAACCAATGTGCAGGTTCCTGAAAAGTTTGATTATCTCACTGCAATCCGTATTGTAGGCTATGATATGAAAGATACAAGTGCTGCTATTCTTGGCTTTAAGCGTCATTTTTTAATGGATACCACAAAGGGAATGACACAGGAAGCGGTTAAAGTGTTATACCAGTTAGAGAAAAAATACCTGTAA
- a CDS encoding TonB-dependent receptor, which produces MRKLLFLLISLLAITCQSWAQAREVTGKVTDANGTALSGVSVKVKGSEVGTSTGNDGTYSIKMPKRLNSLIFSSIGFDDQEVDVKGNVVNITLSQASKNLNEVVITGYGTQVKREVTSVIARVKGSEVQNMPVADLAQTLQGRAAGVFVEAQNGKIGEGIKIRIRGASSLNGSNDPLYVVDGVPLVGGVFGSASSDINFNDVESFDILKDASAAAIYGSRAANGVILITTKRGKAGKTKFTLNTQYGVQNPTNKRGFLNAAEYIELFKEAAINTAKYHYNRAGNWRGYASEAAAITDMTTYVENRFTRYSGYSDWRTLQTDNNWEDAAFNEDARTSNIELSAQGGTERNKFYFSTGINNQDGILIANKFKRLSLRFNMDNQLNNWLKMGLNMSLSKTDRKRLSADNAFNTPMQLVAMSPITPFRNQAGVLYNTPTTTYYNGLIDVEDAENNAKGYRNQGNIYAESRIAKGLTLRNELGLDMVNQSDERFWGSRTDGGAGIGGAAWAQWFRNTRWTTNNYFNYVTTVNEKHKVDATLGMSFENRYDEYSFVEGENFADESITTLAGASTITGGSTTHDMNNLVSYFVRANYSFNRKYLLSLNARIDGDSRFGSNYKYGTFPSVSAGWIISDEEFMKKSKWLSFLKLRASYGIVGNNSGVGFYSSIPQYGSVKYGSTGAGLRITNFGNDDLRWEKVTTMDVGFEFGLFNNRLSGEFSWYNKKTTDMLLAVPTPSPSGTTSVLGNIGEMENKGIELSLNSVNVVTRNFKWTTNINAARNRNKMLKLDGEQKEILPSDARFSNAVIIGQPIGIFYGVKYAGVDPANGDPLFYEQDDKTTTNVYGDAGKFIIGDPNPDWIAGISNTITWKGLELNFLFQGVFGNQVQDGAGGFMSASADWFDNQTRDQLKRWKKPGDITNVPEARLNRFGDFDSPSMSTRFIYDATYVRLKNLTIGYNLPQNILNKAKLSNARIYVSGVNLLTFTKYPGWDPEVNTDYRAGNVNQGSDFYAAPQIKSIVVGLTVGL; this is translated from the coding sequence ATGAGAAAACTGCTATTCTTATTGATTAGCCTGCTGGCCATTACATGTCAGTCTTGGGCGCAAGCCAGAGAAGTTACTGGTAAAGTAACTGATGCAAATGGAACTGCTCTTTCAGGGGTTTCAGTTAAAGTAAAGGGGTCAGAAGTTGGGACATCTACGGGTAATGATGGAACTTATTCTATTAAAATGCCTAAAAGATTAAACTCGTTAATTTTTTCAAGTATTGGGTTTGATGATCAGGAAGTCGATGTAAAAGGTAATGTTGTAAACATTACACTTAGTCAAGCGTCAAAGAACTTAAATGAGGTTGTAATTACAGGTTATGGTACCCAGGTAAAGAGGGAAGTAACAAGTGTTATTGCAAGAGTGAAAGGATCTGAGGTCCAAAATATGCCAGTGGCTGATTTAGCCCAGACTTTGCAAGGACGGGCAGCGGGTGTTTTTGTAGAAGCACAAAATGGTAAAATTGGTGAGGGTATTAAAATAAGAATTCGTGGTGCCAGTTCACTCAATGGCAGTAATGATCCTCTGTATGTTGTAGATGGAGTACCTCTCGTTGGTGGTGTTTTTGGAAGTGCTTCGTCTGATATCAACTTTAATGATGTCGAGTCTTTTGACATCCTAAAAGATGCATCTGCTGCAGCTATTTATGGTAGCCGTGCTGCAAATGGTGTTATTCTTATCACAACCAAAAGAGGTAAAGCAGGCAAAACAAAATTTACTCTTAACACACAGTATGGAGTTCAAAATCCAACTAATAAAAGAGGTTTTTTAAATGCTGCAGAATATATTGAGTTGTTTAAAGAAGCTGCTATCAATACAGCGAAGTATCACTACAACAGAGCCGGTAACTGGAGAGGATATGCAAGTGAAGCAGCAGCCATTACAGATATGACCACATACGTAGAAAATCGCTTTACCCGTTACAGTGGATACAGCGATTGGAGAACTCTGCAAACTGACAATAATTGGGAAGACGCAGCATTCAATGAAGATGCCCGTACAAGTAATATTGAATTAAGCGCACAGGGTGGTACTGAAAGAAACAAATTTTATTTTAGTACTGGTATCAATAATCAGGATGGTATTTTGATTGCAAACAAATTCAAAAGACTGAGTTTGCGTTTCAACATGGATAACCAATTAAACAATTGGTTAAAAATGGGATTGAATATGAGTCTTAGCAAAACAGACAGGAAAAGGCTGTCTGCTGATAATGCATTTAACACACCAATGCAATTAGTGGCAATGTCTCCAATCACTCCTTTCAGGAATCAGGCAGGGGTCTTATATAATACTCCAACTACAACTTATTATAATGGTTTGATTGATGTGGAAGATGCAGAGAATAATGCGAAAGGCTATCGGAATCAGGGGAATATTTATGCTGAAAGCAGGATTGCAAAAGGACTTACACTTCGCAATGAACTGGGTCTTGATATGGTGAATCAGAGCGACGAACGTTTTTGGGGAAGCCGCACTGACGGTGGTGCTGGTATTGGTGGCGCAGCATGGGCACAATGGTTTAGAAATACACGATGGACAACAAACAATTACTTTAATTATGTAACCACAGTTAACGAAAAGCATAAAGTAGATGCTACCTTAGGTATGAGTTTTGAGAACCGCTATGATGAATATTCGTTCGTAGAGGGTGAAAATTTCGCAGATGAATCCATTACAACATTGGCTGGTGCAAGCACAATTACAGGAGGCAGCACAACACATGATATGAATAATCTTGTTTCTTATTTTGTCCGTGCCAACTATAGTTTTAATCGCAAATATTTACTTAGCTTAAATGCGAGAATAGATGGTGATTCAAGATTTGGAAGCAATTACAAGTATGGTACATTTCCAAGTGTGTCTGCTGGCTGGATCATAAGCGATGAAGAGTTTATGAAAAAAAGCAAATGGCTAAGTTTCTTAAAACTTCGTGCCAGTTATGGTATCGTTGGTAACAACTCAGGGGTAGGTTTTTATTCATCAATACCACAATACGGAAGTGTAAAATACGGTTCAACAGGTGCGGGGTTGAGAATAACTAATTTCGGAAATGATGATCTTCGTTGGGAAAAAGTAACAACGATGGATGTTGGTTTTGAATTCGGATTGTTTAACAATCGTTTAAGTGGTGAGTTCAGCTGGTACAATAAAAAGACGACAGATATGTTGCTGGCTGTACCAACTCCTTCACCTTCAGGAACAACTTCTGTTTTAGGAAACATCGGCGAAATGGAAAACAAGGGTATCGAACTTTCACTTAATTCTGTAAACGTCGTTACCCGTAATTTCAAGTGGACAACAAACATAAACGCCGCAAGAAATAGAAATAAAATGCTTAAACTGGATGGAGAGCAGAAGGAAATATTGCCGAGCGACGCACGGTTTTCAAATGCTGTAATTATTGGCCAACCCATCGGTATTTTTTATGGTGTTAAATATGCCGGAGTAGATCCTGCAAATGGTGATCCATTGTTTTATGAGCAGGATGACAAAACAACAACCAACGTTTATGGCGATGCCGGAAAGTTCATTATAGGTGACCCGAATCCGGATTGGATTGCTGGTATTAGCAACACTATTACCTGGAAAGGTCTTGAATTGAATTTCCTGTTTCAGGGAGTATTTGGCAATCAGGTACAGGATGGTGCAGGTGGATTTATGAGTGCAAGTGCAGACTGGTTTGATAACCAAACACGTGATCAACTGAAACGTTGGAAAAAACCAGGCGACATTACAAATGTACCAGAGGCACGCTTAAACAGATTTGGTGATTTTGACAGTCCAAGTATGAGCACAAGGTTTATATACGATGCCACGTATGTTCGTTTGAAAAATTTGACGATAGGTTACAACCTACCTCAAAATATTCTTAACAAAGCCAAACTTTCTAATGCACGTATTTATGTGAGCGGTGTTAACCTTTTAACCTTCACTAAGTATCCCGGCTGGGATCCTGAAGTAAACACCGATTATCGTGCCGGTAACGTAAACCAGGGAAGTGACTTTTATGCAGCACCACAAATCAAAAGTATTGTTGTTGGTTTAACTGTTGGACTCTAA
- a CDS encoding RagB/SusD family nutrient uptake outer membrane protein, with protein sequence MQQEKFAEARDAANRCVTVAEANGFSLVGNYSNAFNNSANTTEDLFAMQVTDQAGTNSCFTFFSTDTYGARDGDIEVTAAHYNKYSLLDTRLNLFFFEYGEWRCGKWRDIYKNVKLMRLAEAYLTRAECNRRLGTTIGATPETDLHKTRGRAGLVLLVAPTLQQILDERELELAFEGQGLWDAKRLRLTVDGNAWNADKMTFPIPLRERNVNPDLAQNPGY encoded by the coding sequence TTGCAACAAGAAAAGTTTGCAGAAGCAAGAGATGCTGCTAATCGCTGTGTTACTGTTGCTGAAGCAAATGGGTTCTCGCTTGTGGGTAATTATAGCAATGCTTTCAACAACTCAGCCAATACAACGGAAGATTTGTTTGCAATGCAGGTTACAGATCAGGCCGGCACTAACAGTTGCTTTACTTTTTTCAGCACTGATACATATGGTGCAAGGGATGGTGACATAGAAGTTACCGCTGCTCATTACAATAAATACAGTTTACTTGATACCCGCCTTAATCTTTTCTTCTTTGAATATGGTGAATGGCGTTGTGGTAAATGGAGAGATATTTACAAAAACGTAAAACTTATGCGTTTGGCTGAAGCGTACTTGACCCGAGCCGAGTGCAACAGGCGTTTAGGTACAACTATTGGAGCAACACCAGAAACAGATTTGCACAAAACCAGGGGCAGGGCAGGGTTAGTGTTACTCGTAGCACCTACATTGCAGCAGATATTGGATGAAAGAGAGCTGGAGCTTGCATTTGAAGGACAAGGTTTGTGGGATGCAAAGCGCTTAAGGTTAACTGTAGACGGCAATGCCTGGAACGCAGATAAAATGACGTTCCCTATTCCGTTAAGAGAAAGAAATGTTAATCCTGACTTGGCGCAAAACCCTGGGTACTAA
- a CDS encoding WG repeat-containing protein yields MKNYFFLFILFWSIQASAQSWAKQYDFVDDCVCGLAKVSKDGKFGYVTKSGELVVPLVYDEALTFSEGRAGVRKGNKWGYLDSTGKVVVEPMYEEVSSFHDSIACVKKNEKFGYINYQMQVIIPFEYEMARGFSEGLAPVGNSKGLWGYINLKGRIVLPFAYNFADLFTDGKARVLKNGEFMMIDKEGKKVKEE; encoded by the coding sequence ATGAAAAATTATTTCTTTTTATTCATCCTTTTTTGGTCAATACAGGCATCTGCACAAAGCTGGGCCAAACAATATGATTTTGTTGATGATTGTGTTTGTGGTCTTGCCAAAGTAAGTAAGGATGGCAAGTTTGGTTATGTTACAAAATCAGGTGAATTAGTTGTACCGCTTGTTTATGATGAAGCATTGACTTTTAGTGAAGGTAGAGCAGGCGTACGCAAGGGAAACAAATGGGGTTATTTAGACAGTACAGGCAAAGTTGTTGTTGAGCCAATGTATGAGGAAGTTTCTTCTTTTCACGACAGTATTGCCTGTGTGAAAAAAAATGAAAAATTTGGATACATCAATTACCAGATGCAGGTTATCATTCCGTTTGAATATGAAATGGCCCGGGGATTTTCTGAAGGACTGGCGCCTGTTGGTAACAGCAAAGGCCTGTGGGGTTATATCAATTTGAAAGGAAGAATCGTTCTTCCGTTTGCTTACAACTTTGCCGATTTATTTACTGACGGGAAAGCCCGTGTTTTGAAAAACGGCGAGTTTATGATGATTGATAAAGAAGGGAAAAAAGTTAAAGAAGAGTAG
- a CDS encoding RagB/SusD family nutrient uptake outer membrane protein: protein MKKISIFIALAGLVSMTACDKKLDLVNPQSIAAEDAFSTSDKVKKVLVGNYAAMGAASLFGGDVLWMSELMGSGGDLNWVGTFPEPRQIWSKAILISNSNVAATYTQAYRVIFNANNILANIAVVATADQAKVAAEAKFQRALAYFELIKFFEKSLTLPGLLLL from the coding sequence ATGAAAAAAATATCAATATTTATAGCATTGGCTGGTCTTGTTTCCATGACAGCCTGCGACAAGAAATTAGACCTTGTTAATCCCCAGTCCATAGCTGCGGAAGACGCTTTCTCTACCAGTGATAAAGTAAAGAAAGTGCTGGTTGGTAACTATGCAGCTATGGGAGCTGCAAGCTTATTTGGTGGTGATGTACTATGGATGAGCGAGCTTATGGGAAGTGGAGGCGACTTAAACTGGGTTGGTACTTTTCCTGAACCCAGGCAAATATGGAGTAAAGCTATTCTAATAAGTAACAGTAACGTAGCCGCAACCTACACACAGGCTTACAGAGTTATATTTAATGCAAATAATATCCTGGCAAATATTGCAGTTGTTGCAACTGCAGATCAGGCGAAGGTTGCTGCAGAGGCGAAATTTCAAAGAGCTTTAGCATATTTTGAGTTGATTAAGTTTTTTGAGAAAAGCCTTACTTTGCCGGGACTGCTTCTTCTTTAA
- a CDS encoding zinc metallopeptidase, translating to MTPGILFVSLLFMGIGFLVQTRLKTKFKQYSKQPLLNGLTGRDIAEKMLRENGIYDVKVVSVNGFLSDHYNPATKTVNLSPDVYNTSSIAAAAVSAHECGHAVQHATAYQWLMLRSRLVPVVQVSTTLSQWILAIGIGIMGFGGGNPTVLLIGILLFGATTVFSLITLPVEFDASNRALAWLNRTNVTNQSEYPGAKDALKWAATTYVVAALASIVTLVQYILIYLARRDD from the coding sequence ATGACACCCGGAATCCTGTTCGTTTCACTCCTTTTTATGGGAATCGGTTTTTTAGTTCAAACGAGGTTAAAAACCAAGTTTAAACAGTACAGTAAGCAGCCCCTTCTGAATGGCTTAACAGGCAGGGATATTGCTGAAAAAATGCTCAGGGAAAATGGCATTTATGACGTGAAAGTAGTTTCGGTAAATGGCTTTCTGAGCGATCATTATAATCCTGCAACAAAAACTGTAAATCTCAGCCCGGACGTATACAATACCAGCTCTATAGCCGCTGCTGCTGTATCGGCCCATGAATGCGGACATGCAGTTCAACACGCAACCGCCTATCAATGGCTGATGCTCCGTTCCCGATTAGTACCTGTAGTTCAGGTTAGCACCACATTGTCACAATGGATTCTGGCAATTGGCATCGGTATTATGGGTTTTGGTGGTGGGAATCCGACCGTATTATTAATAGGAATTCTCCTTTTTGGGGCAACAACTGTTTTTTCCCTCATAACCCTGCCGGTGGAGTTTGATGCCAGCAACCGGGCGCTTGCTTGGCTCAACCGGACAAATGTTACAAATCAATCAGAGTATCCGGGAGCTAAAGATGCGCTCAAGTGGGCAGCCACAACTTACGTTGTTGCAGCTTTGGCTTCCATTGTTACCCTGGTACAATATATTCTGATTTATCTCGCCCGCCGAGATGATTAG
- a CDS encoding glutathione peroxidase: MTNSQPTIYNFKVEGLEGGTINFANFKGKKILIVNTASKCGYTPQYTELEELYEKYKDKLVVIGFPANNFGGQEPGTNADIKEFCTGTYHITFPMASKISVKGDDMHPLYKWLTSKEKNGVLDAEIKWNFNKFLINENGQLVAYFGSNVKPLIEEITSKL; encoded by the coding sequence ATTACAAATTCTCAACCTACCATCTATAATTTTAAAGTGGAAGGACTGGAAGGCGGCACAATTAATTTTGCCAACTTCAAAGGAAAAAAGATCCTGATTGTAAATACAGCTTCCAAATGCGGTTACACTCCTCAATACACTGAGTTGGAAGAACTGTATGAAAAGTATAAAGACAAATTAGTGGTGATTGGCTTTCCCGCAAATAATTTTGGCGGACAGGAGCCAGGCACAAATGCAGACATCAAAGAATTCTGCACCGGTACTTATCATATCACTTTTCCAATGGCATCGAAAATCAGTGTAAAGGGCGATGATATGCATCCGCTTTACAAATGGCTCACCAGCAAAGAAAAGAATGGTGTATTGGATGCTGAAATAAAATGGAACTTTAATAAATTTCTGATCAATGAAAACGGACAACTGGTTGCATACTTTGGAAGCAACGTAAAACCGCTGATTGAAGAGATTACAAGTAAGCTATAA
- a CDS encoding ComF family protein, with amino-acid sequence MISTAKWLHDFSHLFFPHTCAGCGSDLLENDQTVCLRCQANLPETGFFALPGNPIEKIFYGRLEVKLAGAGYYFTKSSVLQRLIHQLKYNGNQEVGRQLGQWLGIQLKNSGRFSEIDALIPLPLFPDKEKKRGYNQAAVLSEGIADILNIPVLKNIVLRKRYTDTQTKKGRSERWVNVEGSFEISDRSQLKSKKLLLVDDVITTGATMEACGHAIKQIEQTELSIATLAWASND; translated from the coding sequence ATGATCAGCACCGCTAAATGGTTACATGATTTTTCTCATCTTTTTTTCCCTCATACCTGTGCCGGATGTGGCAGTGATTTGCTGGAAAATGATCAGACCGTTTGCCTCCGTTGCCAGGCAAATTTGCCCGAAACCGGCTTTTTTGCCCTTCCCGGCAACCCAATTGAAAAAATATTTTATGGGCGGTTGGAGGTAAAATTGGCAGGTGCAGGGTATTATTTCACCAAAAGCTCCGTTTTGCAGCGGCTCATCCATCAACTTAAATACAACGGAAACCAGGAAGTCGGCCGCCAATTGGGCCAATGGTTGGGGATTCAGCTAAAAAATAGCGGTCGCTTCAGCGAAATTGATGCCCTGATTCCCCTTCCTCTCTTCCCCGATAAGGAAAAGAAGCGTGGGTATAACCAAGCAGCTGTTTTAAGTGAAGGAATAGCTGATATACTGAATATACCTGTCTTAAAAAATATCGTTCTGCGGAAAAGGTATACTGATACCCAAACCAAAAAAGGCCGCAGCGAAAGATGGGTGAATGTGGAGGGAAGTTTTGAAATCAGCGACCGATCTCAACTGAAAAGCAAAAAACTGTTACTGGTTGATGACGTAATTACTACCGGTGCAACAATGGAGGCTTGCGGGCATGCCATCAAACAAATTGAGCAAACGGAATTAAGTATTGCTACGCTGGCCTGGGCAAGTAATGATTAA